The Terriglobales bacterium DNA window GTTATTCTGGCGATAGCCGGTACCGACCGTGGTTTCACTATTCGTTGCGAACATCATTGCCAGCCCGATTGCCGACACCAGAACCAACGCGAACAGCACAAGCAGCAAAGCTATGCCGTGTTCTGAGTGACTGTCGCTCTTTTTTCTCATCGGGTTAGTTCTCCAGTTCCGCAATGGCAGAGAGGGAGTAAACCTGTTGCTTTTGTGTTTGTAGATCGTTTTGTTTCGATCTTGTATTTAGATTGACCTTAATTGCATCGATCTGCTGGATCACGGGAGTGTTGTTCTTAATATCGGCACAACCAACCGCAGGCGCCGGCGGAGGTCCAAGAGGAGATGGTGCACTGCAGGCGTTAGAGTCTACTAATACTTCAGCGCCGCTAGCCTGAAAGTAAGTAAACAGCGGCTCACTCATTCCTGTCGGATCAATTACGTTTTGTACTTCTGTGTAGTAAACAGGATTCGGGTAGCCGGTTAGCGGATCAGCCGTTGTTTTTGCCGTGACGCTACGTCGTATACAAGGACAATTAGGGTCAGCGGGATCGCTGGGAAAATACTTGTACTCTACCCGAAAAATTGTCCCGTTTCCGTACACGTCACCTTCAAAGATCAGGTCTGTAGTTGATGCAAAGATGAGTCCCGAGGCTGCGCTGGTATCTGTCAGCCCCTGGTAGTTTGAATAGATCTTCGGCGCGGGATAACCAGACATGTGGACGTCGCGCGCGAACTGATCTGCGAACTGTCGATTCTGATCCGTGAGATCCAGTTTTGCTGATTCCGTGCTCGTAGTCTTCTGAATGTTGTTTACCTGGTGGAAAATTGCGCCCATTACGATTACCAAAACCAAAATGCTGATGACGAGCTCCAATAACGAGAATCCCGCCTGTGTGTTCCGCTTTTTTTCAGATCGCGTCATCTCAGTTGCCTCTTATTCCACGCAGGGTTACCGGTAGGCTGAACAAACGCGCTTGATTCGCTCCGTTTGCGTTTTCACCGGTAGGCTTTGCAGCGACACTCACTATCTGTGAATTCCCTCCAGTGACGATGTTACGTATGCGCCAGCGGACGTCATAGACCTGGTCATAACCAATCGTCCCCGCCGCCCCGGTCGCGCACAGTGTGTAATTCATTTGGTAGCCGTTAACCGGAGCCTGAGTGAAGTCAATCATCTGGGTGCCGTTATCGACTGCAAGCGATGTGAGCGGCGCGCCAGATCCCCCATTCGATCCTGTCGTGTTCATCACGTGTACGACTCCCTTGCAGTCGGTCACGGAGGTGCTCTGAGCAGTAGAAGACGCGGATAGTACAAGGATGCGGTCCATCGTGCTCTGCGCCAATGTCACGGCGGTGCTGTCAAACCGGCTGCGCGCGTTATTAGCGATCGCGGTGAGAATGATGATCATCCCACCGAGAACTCCGATTACAAGAATGAACATCGCGACGAGAAGCTCAATCAGACTGAATCCGGCCTGTCGATTCCGTCGTGAGCGGAAATGTATATTTCTCTTCATTGCCAGCTCCCACCGTTGTCAGTTTGATATCGCCATGTTTTAATGCGACCTGCAGGACTGACGCTTACGGCTGCCCAATCAAATCCACTGCCATTTCGCCTCGTCCATCGCAGGTATGTAACCCAAGCCACCGGAGTTGCCACCGAAACGCCGCCCGTGATGACAGTGGATATGTTGTTGCAGGGGGCAGTGACCGCTGTACGCTGACACGGAAGTCCACGCTCATTGAACGCGATACCCGGGCTCGGCAGACCGGAAGTATTAACCATCGATGGGGTCGTTGCTAAATTGAGAACTGGGATTGTGTTCAATGGTCTTACGGTATCGAAGCCCTGCACGCCTTGTGGCGCATTAGTCTGCGCGATGTCGATCGGGGTAGGCATCTGCACCGCGGGCTCCTGCGGATCCCACTGGCTATTTCCGTTGAAATCGACATAGGCTACGGACGCGCCGTTATTCACAGCACTCAGTACCTGGTAAGCCTGGTTGTCTTGTATGGATCGAGTCCGTGCCACTTGCATGAGGCCGGCATAACTCTGAGCGGCTGACTGTAGCTTCTGGGCGTCGATAATCTGAAATATTTGCGGAGCCGTGATCGCGCCAACGATTAATACGATGGCAACTACCAACAGTGCTTCCAGCAAGGTGAAGCCGTCTTGTCTTTCTCTAGTCATTCCAGGTTCCCGAGAAAAGCGCAACACCGCGCCCGAGTGCGGGTCCGCGCGCTATGCCAGAACTTAGCCGATATCTAGCTGGACACTCAAGTTACGTAAGTCAGGTCCCACTCGGAAAACTCAATGGCCAGAATGAGTTGTGAGAATCTCCTTGTTCAACCGTTCCCCTTGTTACTTTGGTTTTTTGTGATAACGAAAAGCGGTCACGCCTGTCTCGACACATGTAATAAGGTCGTGGCGAAGCGCCCCCCCAATGACCGTTCTGGAAAGAAGACTCGCCACAGGGAAGCCTCCTGTCGAAATTCCGAAGGCACCGCGGCTAAACCCGCTGCGACTTTTAACCAAGCCCATAGTCCGACTCGCTTCATACTTGCGCGGAGCTTACAGCCTGGATCTGCGTTCCTTAGCGCTGTTCCGCGTTGGATTGGCCGTGGTTTTGATTGGAGATCTCATTGCCCGAGCGCGCGATCTGACCGTCTTCTACACTGACTCGGGAATTCTGCCGCGGGCGGCTCTGCTTGAGAATTTTGCTCTTCCAGAGCGCTTTTCGATTCACTTGATGAGCGGTCAGTTTGTATTCCAAGCAGCATTGTTTGTGATAGCAGGCCTGTTTGCTCTCATGCTGTTGTTTGGGATTCGCACTCGACTAGCGTCGTTCGTTAGCTGGTTCATGCTGATTTCCTTGCAAATGAGAAATCCTGTGATCTTGCAAGGTGGCGATGTTTACCTCCGGTTGCTTGCCTTTATCGCGATTTTTTTACCGCTAGGCGCGATGTACTCAGTGGATGCCGCGCTGGACACGACTCCCGAAGAGCAAAGACTCGCTAGAACGCCAGTATATTTTTCGACGTTTGGCTTGGCGATGATGGCGCAGATTGCCCTGCTCTATATCTTCGCTGTGACCTTGAAAACT harbors:
- a CDS encoding prepilin-type N-terminal cleavage/methylation domain-containing protein translates to MTRSEKKRNTQAGFSLLELVISILVLVIVMGAIFHQVNNIQKTTSTESAKLDLTDQNRQFADQFARDVHMSGYPAPKIYSNYQGLTDTSAASGLIFASTTDLIFEGDVYGNGTIFRVEYKYFPSDPADPNCPCIRRSVTAKTTADPLTGYPNPVYYTEVQNVIDPTGMSEPLFTYFQASGAEVLVDSNACSAPSPLGPPPAPAVGCADIKNNTPVIQQIDAIKVNLNTRSKQNDLQTQKQQVYSLSAIAELEN
- a CDS encoding prepilin-type N-terminal cleavage/methylation domain-containing protein, whose translation is MKRNIHFRSRRNRQAGFSLIELLVAMFILVIGVLGGMIIILTAIANNARSRFDSTAVTLAQSTMDRILVLSASSTAQSTSVTDCKGVVHVMNTTGSNGGSGAPLTSLAVDNGTQMIDFTQAPVNGYQMNYTLCATGAAGTIGYDQVYDVRWRIRNIVTGGNSQIVSVAAKPTGENANGANQARLFSLPVTLRGIRGN
- a CDS encoding prepilin-type N-terminal cleavage/methylation domain-containing protein, coding for MTRERQDGFTLLEALLVVAIVLIVGAITAPQIFQIIDAQKLQSAAQSYAGLMQVARTRSIQDNQAYQVLSAVNNGASVAYVDFNGNSQWDPQEPAVQMPTPIDIAQTNAPQGVQGFDTVRPLNTIPVLNLATTPSMVNTSGLPSPGIAFNERGLPCQRTAVTAPCNNISTVITGGVSVATPVAWVTYLRWTRRNGSGFDWAAVSVSPAGRIKTWRYQTDNGGSWQ